Proteins from a single region of Thalassophryne amazonica chromosome 22, fThaAma1.1, whole genome shotgun sequence:
- the epyc gene encoding epiphycan, whose translation MTSHHWPSPGTLSISTTAEGTIRESRRHRWNMRMFVQLLLGLYVLEAVVCNPRFSRQTELDTYDSPNYDEDLDNFNLENQDIYDYEHGLTIDHPQIEIGTLAPADYHYPVPKASLEEEAGEEDEEELPLKPQLIPQGSGGSGLLMGPDTQKEEELRLTPTDILHVSGDFGGSVWSGASGASGASESGASGKLMVTSASGGSGDLLSSGDLLGSGDVVGSAGSGASGDLFSGGSGIPVEHPTSSGDPSDSGFSGDLLISGSSGDSGDSEISGITLLPEEEELTLIPESIPHEVSGASGEYSGTSGISGDLGASGDLGISGDLGISGDLGISGDLEVSKEVEVSGEIETSVSGDIKLPGVTLLPDADEEEELLPTIQAPEEGAGGTEGSVSSEVPEPEEPDEPDKPDEPEVDRRGMPTCLLCTCLVGSVYCDDLKLDSVPPLPKDTTHFYARYNKITKINKSDFASLNKLKRIDLTANQIAYIDEKSFLALPELEELVIRENHISQLPALPETMTLIDASHNNIGSRGIHKEAFKDMSGLLYLYLTDNNIDYIPIPLPDSLRSLHLQRNNIHMMHEDTFCNLKDFNYIRNALEDIRLDGNPINLSRTPQAYICLPRIPIGDLV comes from the exons GTGGAATATGAGGAtgtttgtgcagctcctgttgggaCTCTACGTCCTCGAGGCGGTGGTGTGCAACCCCAGATTTTCCCGACAAACGGAATTGGACACATACGACAGCCCCAATTACGATGAGGATCTAGACAATTTCAATTTGGAGAACCAGGATATCTATGACTATGAACATGGGCTGACAATTGACCACCCTCAG ATAGAGATTGGAACACTGGCTCCGGCGGACTATCACTACCCCGTACCAAAGGCCTCGCTGGAGGAAGAAGCAGGggaggaggacgaggaggagTTGCCCCTAAAACCGCAGCTCATCCCTCAGGGTTCAGGGGGATCTGGGCTGCTCATGGGTCCAGATACACAGAAAG AGGAGGAGCTTCGTCTGACGCCCACTGACATTCTTCATGTCTCCGGGGATTTTGGAGGCTCAGTGTGGTCTGGAGCCTCAGGAGCTTCTGGGGCTTCTGAATCTGGAGCCTCAGGAAAGCTAATGGTCACCAGTGCTTCTGGAGGTTCAGGGGACCTCCTCAGCTCTGGGGATCTCTTGGGATCTGGGGATGTTGTGGGATCTGCAGGTTCTGGAGCTTCTGGGGATCTTTTCTCTGGAGGCTCTGGGATTCCTGTTGAGCACCCCACGAGCTCCGGGGATCCATCTGATTCTGGATTCTCTGGAGATCTCCTTATCTCAGGAAGCTCTGGGGACTCCGGTGACTCAGAGATCTCAGGGATAACATTGTTACCTGAAG AGGAGGAGCTGACCCTCATTCCTGAGTCTATCCCACATGAGGTATCAGGTGCTTCTGGGGAGTACAGTGGAACTTCAGGAATCTCAGGGGATCTTGGAGCCTCTGGGGACTTGGGGATCTCTGGAGACTTGGGGATCTCTGGGGACTTGGGCATCTCTGGAGACTTGGAAGTCTCTAAAGAGGTGGAGGTCTCTGGAGAGATTGAGACCTCAGTCTCTGGAGACATCAAGCTCCCTGGTGTTACTCTGCTCCCTGACGCTGATGAAG AGGAGGAGCTGCTTCCGACTATACAAGCTCCTGAAGAGGGTGCTGGTGGTACAGAAGGGTCAGTGAGCTCTGAAGTGCCAGAGCCTGAAGAACCCGATGAGCCTGACAAGCCTGATGAACCTGAGGTTGACAGGCGAG GTATGCCCACTTGTTTGTTGTGCACCTGCCTGGTTGGTTCGGTTTACTGCGATGACTTGAAGTTGGATAGTGTTCCACCTCTTCCCAAAGACACCACTCACTTCTACGCCCGGTACAACAAAATCACAAAGATCAACAAGTCCGACTTCGCCTCCTTGA ACAAGCTGAAGAGGATTGACTTGACAGCCAACCAGATAGCATACATTGACGAAAAATCATTTTTGGCCCTGCCTGAGCTGGAGGAGCTCGTGATCCGTGAAAATCACATCTCACAGCTGCCTGCTCTCCCCGAGACTATGACCCTGATTGATGCCAGCCACAACAACATTGGTTCCAGGGGAATTCACAAAGAGGCATTCAAA GATATGAGTGGATTACTGTACCTATACCTAACAGACAACAACATTGACTACATACCTATTCCTCTGCCGGACAGTCTGCGATCTCTACACCTACAG CGCAACAATATTCACATGATGCACGAGGACACGTTCTGCAACCTGAAAGATTTCAACTACATCAGGAACGCGCTGGAGGACATCCGTTTGGACGGCAACCCCATCAACCTCAGCAGGACCCCACAGGCTTACATCTGCCTCCCCCGTATACCCATCGGAGATCTTGTTTAG